One genomic region from Sphingomicrobium aestuariivivum encodes:
- a CDS encoding DEAD/DEAH box helicase: MSFDHLPPVLQSAFAEKGYETLTPVQAAVSDEEARGRDLIVSAQTGSGKTVAFGIALADELLGAIGDVPLVDKPLALIIAPTRELALQVSRELEWLYAKAGMRIATCVGGMDASKERRNLRTGPAVVVGTPGRLRDHLERGALDLSGLVGVVLDEADEMLDMGFREDLEEILDATPEGRRTLLFSATMPRPIVRLAERYQQDALRLTLAGDTRGHGDIAYEAISVAPSDIENAVVNLLRYHEAETAICFCATRDNVRRLHATLQNRGFDVVALSGEHSQSERNQALQALRDGRARVCVATDVAARGIDLPNLTLVVHVEVPRDAETLQHRSGRTGRAGKKGTAAIIVPYNRRRRVEGMLRGAKIEAEWMDAPSPEQIRAMDRDRLLEKISAPVDPEEEELGLAAELIDRMTPVELATALIQAHRSKMPQPEELIPNTPEARERVKADAHRPGFEDTVWFRMGVGRRQNAGPRWILPLICRRGHITRNEIGAIRIGQHETFFQVPRAVAPKVEDALARTAGGDDEQDAIPIHFSPEGPREMARQNKKQGGPKFAVKPARGGAGDGPRGPKPFKPKFKGKPQSKPKPHRGKR, translated from the coding sequence ATGTCCTTCGATCACTTGCCCCCCGTTCTCCAGTCCGCCTTTGCCGAGAAGGGGTATGAGACGCTCACCCCCGTGCAGGCCGCCGTCAGCGACGAGGAGGCGCGCGGGCGCGATCTCATCGTCTCGGCGCAGACGGGGTCGGGCAAGACGGTGGCGTTCGGCATCGCGCTGGCGGACGAACTCTTGGGCGCGATCGGGGATGTGCCGCTGGTCGACAAGCCGCTGGCGCTGATCATCGCGCCGACGCGTGAGCTGGCGCTGCAGGTGAGCCGCGAGCTCGAGTGGCTCTATGCCAAGGCGGGGATGCGGATCGCGACCTGTGTCGGCGGGATGGATGCCTCGAAAGAACGGCGCAATTTGCGGACGGGGCCGGCGGTGGTCGTCGGCACGCCGGGACGGCTGCGCGATCATCTGGAGCGCGGGGCGCTCGACCTGTCGGGGCTGGTGGGCGTGGTGCTCGACGAGGCCGACGAGATGCTCGACATGGGCTTTCGCGAGGATCTGGAAGAGATCCTCGACGCGACGCCCGAGGGGCGGCGGACGCTGCTTTTCTCGGCGACCATGCCGCGGCCGATCGTGCGGCTGGCCGAGCGCTACCAGCAGGACGCGCTGCGGCTGACGCTCGCCGGGGATACGCGCGGGCATGGCGACATCGCCTATGAGGCGATCAGCGTGGCGCCGTCGGACATCGAGAATGCGGTGGTGAACCTCTTGCGCTATCACGAGGCGGAGACGGCGATCTGTTTCTGCGCGACGCGCGACAATGTGCGGCGGCTCCATGCCACGCTCCAGAACCGCGGCTTCGACGTGGTGGCGCTGTCGGGCGAACATTCGCAGTCGGAGCGCAACCAGGCGCTGCAGGCGTTGCGTGACGGGCGCGCGCGGGTGTGCGTGGCGACCGATGTCGCGGCGCGCGGCATCGACCTTCCGAACCTGACCCTCGTCGTCCATGTCGAGGTGCCGCGCGATGCCGAGACGCTGCAGCACCGCTCGGGCCGGACGGGCCGCGCGGGCAAGAAGGGGACGGCGGCGATCATCGTGCCCTATAACCGCAGGCGGCGGGTCGAGGGCATGCTGCGCGGGGCCAAGATCGAGGCCGAGTGGATGGACGCGCCGAGCCCCGAACAGATCCGCGCGATGGATCGTGATCGCCTGCTCGAGAAGATCAGCGCGCCGGTGGATCCGGAAGAAGAGGAGCTGGGGCTGGCGGCCGAGCTCATCGACAGGATGACGCCGGTCGAGCTGGCGACCGCGCTCATCCAGGCGCATCGTTCCAAGATGCCGCAGCCCGAGGAGCTCATTCCCAACACGCCCGAGGCGCGCGAGCGGGTGAAGGCCGATGCGCATCGCCCGGGGTTCGAGGACACGGTGTGGTTCCGCATGGGGGTGGGGCGCCGCCAGAATGCGGGGCCGCGCTGGATCCTGCCGCTCATCTGCCGCCGCGGGCATATCACGCGCAACGAGATCGGCGCGATCCGCATCGGCCAGCACGAGACCTTCTTCCAGGTGCCGCGAGCGGTGGCACCCAAGGTCGAGGATGCGCTGGCGCGCACCGCGGGCGGCGATGACGAGCAGGACGCGATCCCGATCCACTTTTCGCCCGAAGGTCCGCGCGAGATGGCGCGGCAGAACAAGAAGCAGGGCGGGCCGAAGTTCGCGGTGAAGCCGGCGCGGGGCGGGGCGGGCGATGGCCCGCGTGGACCCAAGCCGTTCAAGCCCAAGTTCAAGGGCAAGCCCCAATCCAAACCCAAGCCGCATCGCGGCAAGCGCTAG
- a CDS encoding DUF805 domain-containing protein, which translates to MLRFLWGDWSDGRVKRKPYVMGFAFTILAIFAVVLLMGFAAGGLQSIYGDWPDDFSDIERKGIGLAAFLGFLGSMLLIGLAQLNLVVKRARDTGTSGLIVGFLFILFLATGVGFLIALVLAFIPTGQFASTATGGPTHEP; encoded by the coding sequence ATGTTGCGTTTTCTCTGGGGCGACTGGTCCGATGGCCGAGTGAAGCGCAAGCCCTATGTGATGGGCTTCGCGTTCACCATCCTCGCCATTTTCGCGGTCGTCCTGTTGATGGGATTCGCCGCGGGCGGGCTGCAGTCGATCTATGGCGACTGGCCCGACGACTTCTCCGACATCGAGCGCAAGGGCATCGGTCTCGCTGCCTTCCTCGGCTTCCTCGGCTCGATGCTGCTGATCGGGCTCGCGCAACTGAACCTCGTCGTCAAACGCGCCCGCGACACCGGGACAAGCGGCCTCATCGTCGGCTTCCTCTTCATCCTCTTCCTGGCAACGGGCGTCGGCTTCCTCATCGCGCTCGTCCTGGCCTTCATTCCTACCGGCCAATTCGCTTCAACCGCGACAGGAGGCCCCACCCATGAACCTTGA
- a CDS encoding response regulator transcription factor: MARIILADDDKLVTYLVRSLLEEQGHLVGSLPDGRDVAAVLAAKDPDLLILDCAMPEKTGTEVLRELRAAGLVPRIPVLMLTSRASAMDRNIAYEAGASDYLAKPFDPDELVVRVEALLTPRPRRAIA, translated from the coding sequence ATGGCCCGCATCATTCTCGCCGACGACGACAAGCTCGTCACCTATCTCGTCCGCTCGCTCCTCGAGGAGCAGGGCCATCTCGTCGGCAGCCTGCCCGACGGGCGCGATGTCGCCGCCGTCCTCGCCGCCAAGGATCCAGACCTTCTCATCCTCGACTGCGCCATGCCCGAGAAAACGGGGACCGAGGTGCTGCGCGAGTTGCGCGCGGCGGGCCTCGTGCCCCGCATCCCCGTCCTCATGCTCACCAGCCGCGCCAGCGCGATGGACCGCAACATCGCCTATGAAGCGGGCGCCAGCGACTATCTTGCCAAGCCCTTCGACCCCGACGAACTGGTCGTCCGCGTCGAGGCGCTCCTCACCCCCCGCCCCCGCCGCGCCATCGCCTGA
- a CDS encoding very short patch repair endonuclease, with the protein MADFVSREKRANIMRGSKAKDTRPELAVRRLLHGMGYRFRLHRKDLPGKPDIAFVGRKKAVFVHGCFWHQHLDPKCPISRKPSSNTEFWDQKFATNRARDERHEAALKDLGWDVLTIWECEIQQAKLGERLAAFIGPTRH; encoded by the coding sequence ATGGCTGATTTTGTTTCTCGCGAGAAGCGGGCGAACATCATGCGGGGTTCGAAGGCAAAAGATACGCGTCCCGAATTGGCGGTACGTCGCCTCCTTCACGGTATGGGATATAGGTTTCGCCTTCACCGAAAAGACTTGCCCGGAAAACCCGACATTGCGTTTGTGGGGCGCAAGAAGGCCGTATTTGTGCACGGGTGCTTCTGGCACCAACACCTTGACCCCAAATGCCCAATCTCGCGCAAGCCGTCGTCAAACACGGAATTCTGGGATCAGAAATTCGCAACAAACCGGGCGCGAGATGAGCGACATGAGGCTGCACTGAAAGATTTGGGTTGGGACGTCCTGACCATCTGGGAATGCGAAATCCAGCAAGCCAAACTGGGGGAGCGATTAGCTGCCTTCATAGGCCCGACCCGACATTGA
- the rplQ gene encoding 50S ribosomal protein L17: MRHRVGHRKLNRTTSHRIALLRNMAAALIKHEQIKTTLPKAKELRPYVEKLVTLAKKGGLSNRRLAHSKLMDDAQLQKLFDVLAERYADRNGGYTRVIKAGIRKSDAAQMAVIEFVDRDTSAKGQDSGPVEMEEDAEA, translated from the coding sequence ATGCGCCATCGCGTTGGCCATCGTAAACTCAACCGCACCACCTCGCACCGCATCGCGCTCCTGCGCAACATGGCGGCGGCGCTGATCAAGCACGAGCAGATCAAGACCACCCTTCCCAAGGCGAAGGAACTGCGTCCCTATGTCGAGAAGCTCGTCACGCTTGCCAAGAAGGGTGGCCTGTCGAACCGTCGCCTCGCGCACTCGAAGCTGATGGACGATGCGCAGCTGCAGAAGCTGTTCGACGTCCTCGCCGAGCGCTATGCCGACCGTAACGGCGGTTACACCCGCGTCATCAAGGCCGGCATCCGCAAGTCGGACGCCGCGCAGATGGCGGTGATCGAATTCGTCGACCGCGACACCTCGGCCAAGGGCCAGGACAGCGGGCCGGTCGAAATGGAAGAAGACGCCGAAGCCTAA
- the guaA gene encoding glutamine-hydrolyzing GMP synthase, protein MEASELGGTILIVDFGSQVTQLIARRVREAGVYCEIAPFTMAEEAFGRLQPSGIILSGSPASVPAEGSPRAPQMLFDSGLPILGICYGQQVMTHQLGGEVKPGHETGEGGEFGRAYLTVTKDCKLFDGLWKEGERHQVWMSHGDKVTQFAEGFEIVAKSDGAPFAVIADESRHYYGTQFHPEVVHTPDGGKLIANFVRHVCGLKGDWTMAAYRDAKIAEIREQVGDKKVICGLSGGVDSAVAAVLIHEAIGDQLTCVFVDHGLMRMSEAEQVVGLFRNHYNIPLVHVDAEERFLSGLEGETDPEKKRKFIGKTFIDVFEEEAEKIGGAEFLAQGTLYPDVIESVSFTGGPSVTIKSHHNVGGLPERMNMELVEPLRELFKDEVRDLGRELGLPDAFVGRHPFPGPGLAIRIPGEVTKEKCDILRKADAIYLEEIRNAGLYDAIWQAFAVLLPVRTVGVMGDARTYDSVCGLRAVTSVDGMTADVYPFESQFLQNVATRIINEVQGINRVVYDYTSKPPGTIEWE, encoded by the coding sequence ATGGAAGCGAGCGAACTGGGCGGGACGATCCTGATCGTCGATTTCGGGAGCCAGGTGACCCAGTTGATCGCGCGCCGCGTGCGCGAGGCGGGGGTCTATTGCGAGATCGCGCCCTTCACCATGGCCGAAGAGGCGTTCGGAAGGCTGCAGCCGTCGGGGATCATCCTGTCGGGCTCGCCCGCCAGCGTGCCCGCCGAAGGCAGCCCGCGGGCGCCGCAGATGCTGTTCGACAGCGGGCTTCCCATCCTCGGCATCTGCTATGGCCAGCAGGTGATGACGCACCAGCTGGGCGGCGAGGTGAAGCCGGGGCACGAGACCGGCGAGGGCGGCGAATTCGGGCGGGCGTATCTGACCGTCACCAAGGACTGCAAGCTGTTCGATGGCCTCTGGAAGGAAGGCGAGCGCCACCAGGTGTGGATGAGCCATGGCGACAAGGTCACGCAGTTCGCGGAAGGGTTCGAGATCGTCGCCAAGTCGGACGGCGCGCCCTTCGCGGTGATCGCCGATGAAAGCCGCCATTATTATGGCACGCAATTCCACCCCGAGGTCGTGCACACGCCCGACGGGGGCAAGCTCATCGCCAATTTCGTGCGCCACGTGTGCGGGCTGAAAGGCGACTGGACGATGGCCGCCTATCGCGACGCCAAGATTGCCGAGATCCGCGAGCAGGTGGGCGACAAGAAGGTGATCTGCGGCCTGTCGGGCGGGGTCGACAGCGCGGTGGCGGCGGTGCTGATCCACGAGGCGATCGGCGACCAGCTCACCTGCGTGTTCGTCGACCATGGGCTGATGCGCATGAGCGAGGCCGAACAGGTCGTCGGCCTGTTCCGCAATCATTACAATATCCCGCTCGTCCATGTGGACGCCGAGGAGCGCTTCCTGTCGGGGCTCGAGGGCGAGACCGACCCCGAGAAGAAGCGCAAGTTCATCGGCAAGACCTTCATCGACGTGTTCGAGGAAGAGGCCGAGAAGATCGGCGGGGCCGAATTCCTCGCGCAGGGCACGCTCTATCCCGACGTGATCGAGAGCGTCTCCTTCACCGGCGGGCCGTCGGTGACGATCAAGAGCCACCACAATGTGGGCGGGCTGCCCGAGCGCATGAACATGGAACTGGTCGAGCCGCTGCGCGAGCTGTTCAAGGACGAAGTGCGCGACCTCGGGCGCGAACTGGGCCTTCCCGACGCCTTTGTCGGCCGTCACCCTTTCCCGGGGCCGGGCCTTGCGATCCGCATTCCGGGCGAGGTGACCAAGGAGAAGTGCGACATCTTGCGCAAGGCCGACGCCATCTATCTCGAGGAAATCCGCAATGCGGGGCTCTATGACGCGATCTGGCAGGCCTTTGCGGTGCTGCTGCCGGTGCGCACGGTCGGCGTCATGGGCGATGCGCGGACCTATGACAGCGTCTGTGGTCTCCGCGCGGTGACCAGCGTCGACGGCATGACGGCGGACGTCTATCCCTTCGAGAGCCAGTTCCTCCAGAATGTCGCGACGCGGATCATCAACGAGGTGCAGGGCATCAACCGGGTGGTCTACGACTATACCTCGAAGCCGCCCGGCACCATTGAATGGGAATAA
- a CDS encoding L,D-transpeptidase family protein produces MKMITCGFAAACLLAAPAHALQGAKVTSPVELAAAAAQLEPGEWVWAPDIAPEGPVVVYVDLSRQLADIYRNGIRIGVSTISSGKPGYETPTGVFKILQKDKWHHSSTYNNAPMFFQQRLTWGGVALHAGGLPGYPESHGCVHLPYAFAEELFGTTTMGGTIVVQGKAGAPVTIPAAGVLTPVSVEGVAALHRPLEDRQFQWNPTRSPEGPVSIVLSTGDKQMVVIRNGVEIGRSTVDWDGASSGTFLATLTTDEAGKFHYSLLPLPGHDAGEHAVDAAILSRLRMPGQFLDALRGALHHGSHILVTPEPIEPHTTGAELVVAAAHD; encoded by the coding sequence ATGAAAATGATCACCTGCGGCTTTGCCGCCGCCTGCCTGCTCGCCGCGCCCGCCCACGCCCTGCAGGGGGCCAAGGTCACCAGCCCCGTCGAACTGGCCGCCGCCGCCGCGCAGCTCGAACCCGGCGAATGGGTCTGGGCGCCCGACATCGCCCCCGAGGGTCCCGTCGTCGTCTATGTCGACCTGTCGCGCCAGCTCGCCGACATCTACCGCAACGGTATCCGCATCGGCGTCTCCACCATCAGCTCGGGCAAGCCCGGCTACGAGACCCCCACCGGCGTCTTCAAGATCCTCCAGAAGGACAAGTGGCACCACTCCTCGACCTACAATAACGCCCCGATGTTCTTCCAGCAGCGGCTCACCTGGGGCGGCGTCGCGCTCCATGCCGGCGGCCTGCCCGGCTATCCCGAGAGCCACGGCTGCGTGCACCTGCCCTATGCCTTTGCCGAGGAACTGTTCGGCACCACCACCATGGGCGGCACCATCGTGGTGCAGGGCAAGGCGGGCGCTCCCGTCACCATTCCCGCCGCCGGCGTCCTCACCCCGGTCAGCGTCGAGGGCGTCGCAGCCCTCCACCGCCCGCTCGAGGACCGCCAGTTCCAGTGGAACCCGACCCGCTCGCCCGAGGGCCCCGTCTCCATCGTCCTGTCGACCGGCGACAAGCAGATGGTCGTCATCAGGAACGGGGTGGAGATCGGGCGTTCGACGGTCGACTGGGATGGCGCGTCGAGCGGCACCTTCCTCGCCACCCTCACCACCGACGAGGCGGGCAAGTTTCACTATTCGCTCCTGCCGCTGCCCGGCCATGACGCGGGCGAACATGCGGTCGATGCCGCGATCCTCTCGCGGCTGCGCATGCCGGGCCAGTTCCTCGATGCGCTGCGCGGCGCGCTCCATCACGGCAGCCACATCCTCGTCACGCCCGAACCGATCGAACCGCATACGACCGGCGCCGAACTCGTCGTCGCCGCGGCCCACGACTAG
- a CDS encoding prolyl oligopeptidase family serine peptidase gives MRFAALTLALLATTACATTAPEDTPMTIAAADRAPVYPETKTVDAVDTIGSLVVADPYRWLENDVREDEEVAAWVEAQNEVTNAYLDTLPGRKWFAQRMTELYDYERIGVPTRKEGTYFYSKNDGLQPQSVLYVRDGLGGTERVLIDPNQWSEDGATALASYVASEDGSKLAYMVQDGGSDWMTIKVLDVATGEVMADTIEWVKFSGLDWAKDGSGFYYSRFPASEEGGKFTGLNTDQAVYFHEVGTPQSEDELIFATPDNPDYNNTAQLSDDGRYLFLSSSTGTDGWQTSVIDLENREAGVTVIEPGTDYETYYFGSDEEGRMYFRTNRDAPRGGVFRISMDNPQAREWVLPEDAMGKLDGVSLVGGHLVADYLVDVKSEARVYDVDGTLVRKVDLPGIGSAGGFGGDFDNAETFYSFSSFGMPGTVYRYDVGTGESTVWAAPQVEFDPADYVTEQVFYTSKDGTRVPMFVTKKKGVEGPVPTLLYGYGGFNISVTPGFNPVRLAWLDAGGAYAVANIRGGGEYGKAWHDAGRRFKKQNVFDDFAAAGEWLKANGVTTADGLAIEGRSNGGLLVGASINQRPDLFDAGHAAVGVMDMLRFDRFTAGRYWVDDYNHPQEERDARYNLTFSPYHNVEAETDYPAVIITTADTDDRVVPGHSFKLAAALQEKAGEGDDPLIIRIETRAGHGAGKPTDKIIEEASDVAAFLAWHTGLKTPRDASLDMMGGQ, from the coding sequence ATGCGTTTTGCCGCACTCACTCTTGCCCTTCTCGCCACCACCGCCTGCGCGACGACCGCGCCCGAGGACACGCCCATGACCATCGCCGCCGCCGACCGCGCGCCCGTCTATCCCGAGACCAAGACGGTCGATGCGGTCGACACCATCGGCTCGCTGGTGGTCGCCGACCCCTATCGCTGGCTCGAGAATGACGTGCGCGAGGATGAAGAGGTCGCGGCCTGGGTCGAGGCGCAGAACGAGGTGACCAACGCCTATCTCGACACGCTGCCGGGGCGCAAATGGTTCGCCCAGCGCATGACCGAGCTTTACGATTACGAGCGCATCGGCGTGCCGACGCGGAAAGAAGGGACCTATTTCTATTCGAAGAATGACGGGCTCCAGCCGCAGTCGGTGCTCTATGTGCGCGACGGCCTTGGCGGCACCGAGCGGGTGCTGATCGATCCCAACCAGTGGTCGGAAGACGGCGCCACCGCGCTCGCCAGTTACGTTGCCAGCGAAGACGGCTCGAAGCTGGCCTATATGGTGCAGGACGGCGGCTCGGACTGGATGACCATCAAGGTGCTCGATGTCGCCACCGGCGAGGTGATGGCCGACACCATCGAATGGGTGAAATTCTCCGGCCTCGACTGGGCGAAGGACGGCTCGGGCTTCTATTACAGCCGCTTCCCCGCGAGCGAGGAGGGCGGCAAGTTCACCGGCCTCAACACCGACCAGGCGGTCTATTTCCATGAGGTCGGCACGCCGCAGAGCGAGGACGAGCTCATTTTCGCCACGCCTGACAATCCCGACTACAACAATACCGCGCAGCTGTCGGATGACGGGCGCTACCTGTTCCTCTCCTCCTCGACCGGAACCGACGGCTGGCAGACCAGCGTGATCGACCTCGAGAACCGCGAGGCGGGGGTCACGGTGATCGAGCCCGGCACCGATTACGAGACCTATTATTTCGGCTCGGACGAGGAAGGGCGGATGTATTTCCGTACCAACCGCGATGCGCCGCGCGGCGGGGTATTCCGCATCTCGATGGATAATCCGCAGGCGCGCGAATGGGTGCTGCCCGAGGATGCGATGGGCAAGCTTGACGGCGTGAGCCTCGTCGGCGGGCATCTCGTCGCCGACTATCTGGTCGACGTGAAGTCGGAAGCGCGCGTCTATGACGTGGACGGCACGCTGGTGCGCAAGGTCGACCTGCCGGGCATCGGCTCGGCGGGTGGTTTTGGCGGCGATTTCGACAACGCCGAGACCTTCTACAGCTTCTCCAGCTTCGGCATGCCGGGGACGGTCTATCGCTATGACGTAGGCACCGGCGAGAGCACGGTCTGGGCGGCGCCGCAGGTCGAGTTCGACCCTGCCGACTATGTCACCGAGCAGGTCTTCTACACCTCGAAGGACGGCACCCGCGTGCCGATGTTCGTCACGAAGAAGAAGGGTGTCGAGGGCCCCGTGCCGACGCTGCTCTACGGCTATGGCGGGTTCAACATCTCCGTGACGCCGGGCTTCAACCCCGTGCGCCTCGCCTGGCTCGATGCGGGCGGCGCCTATGCGGTGGCGAACATCCGCGGCGGCGGCGAATATGGCAAGGCGTGGCACGATGCCGGCCGCCGCTTCAAAAAGCAGAACGTCTTCGACGATTTCGCGGCGGCGGGCGAATGGCTCAAGGCCAATGGCGTGACCACCGCGGACGGGCTGGCAATCGAGGGGCGCTCGAACGGCGGGCTGCTCGTCGGTGCGTCGATCAACCAGCGGCCCGACCTGTTCGATGCGGGCCATGCCGCGGTCGGCGTGATGGACATGCTGCGCTTCGACCGCTTCACCGCGGGGCGCTACTGGGTCGATGACTACAACCATCCGCAAGAAGAGCGCGATGCGCGCTACAACCTGACCTTCTCGCCCTATCACAATGTCGAGGCCGAGACCGATTATCCGGCGGTGATCATCACCACGGCGGATACCGACGATCGCGTGGTGCCGGGGCACAGCTTCAAGCTGGCCGCCGCGCTGCAGGAGAAGGCGGGCGAGGGCGATGACCCGCTGATCATCCGCATCGAGACGCGTGCCGGTCACGGCGCGGGCAAGCCGACCGACAAGATCATCGAGGAAGCGAGCGACGTCGCGGCGTTCCTCGCGTGGCACACGGGCCTCAAGACCCCGCGCGATGCCAGCCTCGACATGATGGGCGGCCAGTAA
- a CDS encoding SCO4225 family membrane protein gives MSAAPAPPDRANRGLKRLLRVITIAYVVLGALALFAIPASVEGWAGVEPDPLSGIFALLLALPWSLLLMLVGDAGPWPSFLVCAAGIALNTFILWRISRTSRQGPTA, from the coding sequence ATGAGCGCGGCGCCTGCCCCGCCCGACCGCGCCAACCGCGGCCTCAAGCGCCTCCTGCGCGTCATCACCATCGCCTATGTCGTTCTCGGCGCCCTCGCGCTCTTCGCCATCCCCGCCAGCGTCGAGGGCTGGGCCGGCGTCGAGCCCGACCCCCTGTCGGGCATCTTCGCCCTGCTCCTCGCCCTGCCGTGGAGCCTCCTCCTGATGCTGGTCGGCGATGCCGGCCCGTGGCCGAGCTTCCTCGTCTGCGCCGCGGGCATCGCGCTGAACACCTTCATCCTGTGGCGCATCTCGCGCACCTCGCGACAAGGACCGACTGCATGA
- a CDS encoding helix-turn-helix transcriptional regulator — MAYASRHLLDYFDRLARLDEERLDPAQRFERASTIFYDFLHALGIEHCNFGIFETIGGHVEPVNFAGTRLSDGFMEEFAGEHMERDDYVMMRAGGLSAARPTDNFRIGREAALHWGDHIADTRRVHLRCCDAGIEEGRAYIGQRQHLRGADGAARYYGFVFAGSDHAGGQQAHRHFEQARVAAHALMDKVGHVMDARQDNFTYDLTPRETEMVKLLAAGLQRGQIAERCKLSLSTVDMHLANLRHKLDAATLAEAVAKAFRYGIVR; from the coding sequence GTGGCTTACGCATCGCGCCACCTCTTGGACTATTTCGACCGCCTGGCGCGGCTCGACGAAGAGCGGCTCGATCCCGCGCAGCGCTTCGAGCGGGCGAGCACCATCTTCTACGACTTTCTCCATGCGCTCGGCATCGAGCATTGCAATTTCGGCATCTTCGAGACCATCGGCGGCCATGTCGAACCGGTCAATTTCGCCGGCACCCGCCTGTCCGACGGCTTCATGGAGGAGTTCGCGGGCGAGCATATGGAGCGCGACGATTATGTCATGATGCGCGCCGGCGGCCTGTCGGCAGCACGCCCCACCGACAATTTCCGGATCGGGCGCGAGGCCGCGCTGCACTGGGGCGACCATATCGCCGACACCCGCCGCGTACACCTGCGCTGCTGCGACGCGGGCATCGAGGAAGGCCGCGCCTATATCGGCCAGCGCCAGCATTTACGCGGCGCCGACGGCGCGGCGCGCTATTACGGCTTCGTTTTCGCCGGCTCGGACCACGCCGGCGGCCAGCAGGCCCACCGCCACTTCGAACAGGCCCGCGTGGCCGCCCATGCCCTCATGGACAAGGTCGGCCATGTCATGGACGCGCGGCAGGACAATTTCACCTACGACCTCACCCCGCGCGAGACCGAGATGGTCAAGCTCCTCGCCGCCGGCCTCCAGCGCGGCCAGATCGCCGAACGCTGCAAGCTCTCGCTCTCGACCGTCGATATGCACCTTGCCAATTTGCGTCACAAACTGGACGCCGCCACGCTGGCCGAAGCCGTCGCCAAGGCCTTCCGCTACGGCATCGTCCGCTAG
- a CDS encoding helix-turn-helix transcriptional regulator, giving the protein MERILAAMQRTQTVSEVLDLLGQAARKFGAARHSYHFTPAFERQTSAKTIVAAEGFGPEWISLYENEHFRQCDPIPDYVMHEGHIVTWEHSLEAQHLTPDAIDFAKALTSHGLVCGVGVPLYGPDNRHAYLAFGFDQPLTDADDGRLAILAAIGQKAHTRICALTRQDAEGRLALSPREREVLTWVGRGKSNNDIATIIGVSPETVKTHIQRIFGKLDVSDRVGATVKALKLAEIRL; this is encoded by the coding sequence ATGGAGCGGATCCTTGCCGCGATGCAGCGGACGCAGACGGTGAGCGAAGTGCTCGACCTGCTCGGACAGGCGGCCAGGAAATTCGGTGCGGCACGGCACAGCTATCATTTCACGCCGGCCTTCGAACGGCAGACCTCGGCCAAGACCATCGTGGCCGCCGAAGGCTTCGGGCCCGAATGGATCTCGCTCTACGAGAACGAGCATTTCCGGCAGTGTGACCCCATCCCCGACTATGTGATGCACGAGGGGCATATCGTGACGTGGGAGCATAGCCTCGAGGCGCAGCACCTCACCCCCGATGCGATCGATTTCGCCAAGGCGCTGACGAGCCATGGGCTGGTGTGCGGGGTGGGGGTGCCGCTCTACGGTCCCGACAACCGCCATGCCTATCTCGCTTTCGGGTTCGACCAGCCGCTGACCGATGCCGATGACGGGCGGCTCGCCATCCTCGCGGCGATCGGCCAGAAGGCGCATACGCGCATCTGTGCGCTGACGAGGCAGGATGCCGAGGGGCGGCTGGCGCTGTCCCCGCGCGAGCGCGAGGTGCTGACCTGGGTCGGGCGGGGCAAGTCGAACAATGATATCGCCACGATCATCGGGGTGAGCCCCGAGACGGTGAAGACGCATATCCAGCGCATCTTCGGCAAATTGGATGTGAGCGACCGTGTCGGGGCGACGGTGAAGGCGCTGAAGCTGGCGGAGATCCGGCTCTAG